The following are from one region of the Dreissena polymorpha isolate Duluth1 chromosome 2, UMN_Dpol_1.0, whole genome shotgun sequence genome:
- the LOC127868040 gene encoding uncharacterized protein LOC127868040, whose amino-acid sequence MHRSSSYHKNLTSPSNQAIMRTVAVLAIILVVCYAEECRDVGGCHHVTCATGWHLACRERECTCLTGAAGGSAPNCTLASDCHCDRDTPHCVDGHCMCGFRPGGGK is encoded by the exons atgcatcGCTCTTCTAGTTACCATAAAAATTTGACTAGTCCAAGTAACCAGGCAATCATGCGGACCGTCGCTGTGTTGGCAATTATTTTAG TCGTATGCTACGCCGAGGAATGCAGGGACGTTGGTGGCTGCCATCACGTGACATGTGCAACTGGGTGGCACCTTGCGTGTCGAGAGCGTGAATGCACATGCCTTACtg GCGCTGCCGGTGGTTCCGCCCCCAACTGCACTCTGGCCTCCGACTGCCATTGTGACAGAGACACACCTCACTGTGTGGACGGGCACTGCATGTGTGGCTTCAGACCCGGTGGTGGAAAATAA